The following nucleotide sequence is from Deltaproteobacteria bacterium.
CCGACGTGATGGAACCTTTGGTTGTGGAGGTAATACGTTCTTGAAGTTCACCGAGGTCCGTTCCCAGGGTCGGTTGGTACCCCACAGCGGAAGGCATGCGGCCCAGGGTTGCAGAAACCTCGGAACCCGCCTGGGTGAATCGGAAGATGTTGTCAACAAAAAGAAGAACGTCCTGTCCCTGCTCGTCACGGAAATACTCGGCTGCGGTAAGGGCCGAAATAGCGACTCGGGCTCGAGCTCCGGGGGGTTCCGTCATCTGGCCGTAAATCAGGGCCGCTCTGGGGAGAACTCCGGAGTCCTTCATTTCGTGGTACAGGTCGTTGCCTTCACGGGTCCGCTCGCCAACGCCCGCAAACACGGAAATACCACCGTGTTGCATGGCGATGTTATGGATCATTTCCATCATGACCACGGTCTTTCCGACACCAGCGCCGCCAAACATCCCCATCTTGCCGCCGCGTGGGAACGGGACCAAGAGATCGATGACTTTGACGCCTGTTTCGAGGACATTGACGGATGTGTCCTGATCCACGAAGGAAGGCGCTGGTCTGTGGATGGGGTAATAGGTCTTGGCCTTCACAGGCCCAAGGCCGTCCACGGGCCTTCCGACGACGTTCAAAACACGTCCCAGGGTTTCCTCGCCTACAGGCATCTGGATCGGGTTTTCCGTGTCTTTTGTTTTCATGCCCCGCACGAGACCGTCGGTCACGTCCATGGCTATTGTGCGCACCATGTTGTCGCCTAGGTGCTGCGCTACTTCTAAAACCAGGTTGTCTACTTCATCGTTGATGGCCGGATTGGAAACGAGCAGAGCCGTGAGGATGTTGGGTAATTTCCCTTCCTCGAATTGAACGTCTACCACCGGTCCGATAACCTGGGAGATTGTTCCGATATTCATGGCGGTTGAAACCTCCTGTCTGATTAACCTTTCAATGCCTCCGCACCACCGACAATGTCCATGAGTTCAGTAGTAATGGATGCTTGGCGTGCTTTGTTGTATACGAGAGTCAATCTGTCAAGCATGTCTTTGCAGTTCGATTGAGCATTGTCCATGGCGGTCATTCGAGCTGCATGTTCGGCGGCAACCGCCTCCAGCAACACGCTCATGATTTGCACATTCATATTTTTCGGCAGCAGCTCGATGAGGAGTTGCTCCGCCGAAGGCTCACACAGATATTCCACTAACCGGGGTGGTTCCTCGCCGGGCGCGCAGGCCAGGGGGGCCATTGGGGCCAGCCTTCTGAGCCTTGGTCTCTGAACGCCGACGTTGATGAACTCGGCATGGAGAACATAGATTTCGTCGAGTTCTTCGACAAGATACCCGTCGATACTCTTCTGGGCGATCTCTTGTGCGACGGTGTAGTCGTAACTTCCATAATAATCCGTGTAGGTGGCCCGGAAACCGACTTTCCGTCGTCTGAAAAAGTCCCGACCCTTGCGGCCAATGACCGTGAGTAGCGGGGTTCGCCCGTCGGCCTGTTGTTGCCGCATCCACTTCTGAGCGAAGTTGATCAGGTTGGTGTTGTAACTTCCACATAGACCGCGATCGGATGTAACCAGAATGAGTTCTACGTTCTTGATCTCTTCTCTGGATACCAGCAATGGATGAATATCCGGATCGCACCTCAGGGACAAGCCTTCGAGGACCTCGGACATCTTATCGGCGTACGGTTTGAATTGCTCCATTTTGGTCTGGGCCCCGCGAAGCTTGGCAGCGGAGACCATGTTCATCGCCTTGGTAATCTGCTTCGTCTTTTTGACGGCAGATATTTTTCGTTTGACGTCTCTGAGTGATGGCATGAGCGTTCCCTGTTACGCCGCAGGTTGGAAGATTTGGTCAAACTCGCCAATGACCTTTTTGAGCTTGCTATCCAGGTCATCGCTGATGACTTTCTTTTGAGCAATCTCGGTCAACACATCCGCGTACTTGCTCTCGACGAACTCGAACAGCTGTGTCTCAAATGCCTGCACCGCGTTGAGCGGATATTTGTCCAAGTATCCTCGAGTGCCGGCATACAGTATAAGGACCTGCTTTTCCGCCGGCATGGGCTGATATTGAGGCTGTTTAAGCAGTTCCACGAGACGCATTCCTCGGTTCAGCTGGGATTGGGTCGCCTTGTCGAGCTCGCTTCCGAACTGGGCGAACGCTTCGAGTTCACGGAATTGGGCAAGATCGAGACGGAGAGAACCAGCGACCTGTTTCATGGCTTTGGTCTGGGCGCTGCCGCCCACCCGGCTGACACTCAGGCCGACGTTGATGGCGGGGCGGACGCCGGAGAAGAAAAGACTCGGCTCCAGGTATACCTGACCGTCGGTGATCGAGATCACGTTCGTAGGAATGTAAGCCGAAACGTCACCCGCTTGCGTCTCGATGATCGGGAGCGCCGTCAGGGATCCGCCTCCTAACTCGTCGTTCAATTTGGCCGCACGTTCCAGTAGACGGGAGTGGTTATAAAAGATGTCACCGGGGAAGGCCTCGCGACCGGGCGGGCGCCTGAGCAGAAGAGAAACCTGCCTGTAAGCCACCGCCTGCTTGCTGAGGTCGTCATAAATGATAAGCGCGTGCTCGCCTCTATCTCTATAGTATTCGCCCATGGCGCATCCCGCGTAAGGGGCGACGTACTGCATCGTGGCCGGATCGGAAGCGGTCGCGCAAACTACGGTCGTGTATTCCATGGCGCCATTCCGACGAAAAACCTCCACGACTTGCGCCACGGTGGACTTCTTTTGCCCGACCGCAACGTAGATGCACTTTACGTTCTGTCCTTTCTGGTTCAGGATGGCATCCACACAGATGGCGGTCTTTCCGATCTGACGGTCGCCGATAATGAGTTCCCGCTGTCCCCGTCCGATGGGCGTCATGGCGTCGATGGCCTTGAGACCGGTGAACATGGGCTCTCTAACACTTTGACGTGCAATAACGCCCGGGGCCACTTTTTCCACGCGACGATACTCGGTGGCTTCTACGGGACCTTTGCCGTCTATGGGGGCGCCAACGGCGTCCAGCACCCGTCCAAGTACGGGCTCGCCCACGGGAACCTCGGCGATTCGACCCGTACGTTTGACCATATCTCCTTCTTTGATGTGGGTAACTTCACCGAGAATGGCCACACCCACGCTGTCTTCCTCGAGGTTGAGCGCAAGACCCAAGATGCCGCCGGGGAATTCCAAAAGCTCCATGGCCATGCAGTTCTCGACGCCGTATACCTTGGCGACGCCGTCCCCGACGCTCAACACAGTGCCCGTCTCGGATACATCTACGGCTTTCGTGTATCGCTCGATCTGCTCTTTAATTACCTGACTGATTTCATCTGCTTTTATTTCCATAGAGCCTATTCACCCCTCTTCAAAGATTCTTTGATACTCAGTAACTGAGTTCGAACGCTTCCGTCAAAATTCAGATCACCCACTCGTGTAACAATTCCGCCGATGAGAGAAGGATCCACTTCCAGTTTCAGCCGAATTTGCTTGTTGGTGATTTTAGCTATGGCGTCCTGAACTTGTTTGACAACCTCGCCGGATAGATCCGTTGCGGAGATGATAGTCGCCGTGCTGATCCCCTGGAGTTCATCGGTCAGCTTACGGTAGAATTCGTTGATTTCCCCCGTAAAGCGTACGCGGTTCTTTTCCAACAAGAGTTTCAAAAAGTTGCTCGAAATAGGCGTATAGCCCGCTTTTTCGAGAACGAATTCGAGAACTTTCTTGCGGTTATGAAGGTTGTAAAGAGGATTGGTCAGGGAATCAACAACCTGCTTGTTCTCCTTCAAGAAGGTGGCGAAGTCGTTGAGTTCTTCCCCGTACTTGAGATAGTGGCCATCTTCCTTGCCGATGGCCAGCAAGGCCCTGGCATAACGTCTTGCTATAGCTTTGCTGCTCACGCCGTTTCCACCACCTTTGCAATGTATTCGTCGACGAGTCGTTTCTCATCGTCTTTGTTCATGTTTTTCCGGATAATATCTTCAGCCATGGCCGTGGCGAGATCCGCAACTTCGGCTTGAAGTTCCATTTTAGCCTTCTTGATTTCCTGCTGAATGGCCCAACGCGCTTGTTCTTCAATTCGCCGGCCGGTCAGTTTGGCCTGTTCGATGATCTTTGCTTTTTCAGCCTCGCCCTCTTTCACGTATTCAGCGATGACGACTTCGCGCTGCTTTTCGATTTCCTGGACCTTTTTCTTGAAATCGACCAGCATGGCCTCGCCTTCCGTTCTCTTCTTCTCCAACTCATCCAACTCGCGCTTTATGGTCGCACGCCGATCAGAGAGAAACCTGGGAAGCGGTTTCCTGAGGAGGAAAAAAAGGACGAAAAAGACGACACCAAAGCATACGGTGCGGTACAGGAGGTCCCATAGCTTCTCAGAGGAAGCGCCGTGCGACGCAGCTTCGCCCACTGCATGCTCACCGGCCGGATCGGACGCTAAAACCAGGGTGGCCAGCGAGCACAGAAAAAAGACCGCTAGCAAAGCAGCGGCGTATTTACCAGAGGATCTACTGAATGCATTCATCCGATTTGTCTCCCGAGAATCTTGGTGACGAGCTCCCGCGCGAAAAAATGGATCTGGGATTGGAGCGTTTTTCGGGCGGCCGTGATATCGGCGGCAATATGAGCTTTGACGTCGGATATTTTGGCTTCCATCTGAGCGTTGATTTCATCCAGGAGACGTTCCTGTTCCTTGTGACCTTCCTGTTTCAGAGCCTCCTTCTCTTCAAATCCCTTCTTTCGGGCGAGATTGGTCAGATCGGCGATTTCATTCTTCTGCTCTTCGATCTGTTGCCCCAGGCGTTTGATGTCCAGGAGAAACCCGTCAACGCGCTGTTTCCTCTCCGCGAGGATACGGCGGATGGGACGATAGAGAATAATGTTCAGAATCCAAAGAAGGAAGAGGAAGTTGACCATCTGGAGCAACAGCGACTTATCAATATCAACCATCTAGAGGCCACTCCTTTTGAGAATGTGAAAAGAAGAACGTTCTCAAACAATGTGGATTTCGTAACTCATTTTGGAGGCATTGTCAAAGATTTTTTTCGCCGGTGCCCCCGCTTTCCAAAAAAGCGAAACAAACACAGCTCATTATTTAAAGAGAAATCGACGCATGCTGATATTCATGAGCAGCCCCAACGCGAAGAGGGTGGTGACCGCGTTGGAACCGCCATAGGAGATCAATGGCAGGGGGATTCCGACCACCGGCATTATCCCGGTCACCATTCCGATATTGATCACCATGGGCCAAAATATCATGGCAACGATCCCCACGGTGAGTAAGGCTCCAAACGTGTCTTTAGATCGTCTCCCAACCCTCAATCCCCAGGCAATCAGGGCCAGGTACAACAGGATCACGAGGACCGATCCCAGAAACCCCCACTCTTCCGCCAATACGGAAAACGCAAAGTCCGTATGATGCTCAGGGAGGAAGTTCAGATTACTCTGTGTGCTGGAGAGGAATCCCTTGCCCGCCATGCGGCCGGAGCCCACGGCTATTTTAGACTGAGTTACGTGATACCCAGCCCCGAGCGGGTCCCAGTCCGGGTTGAAAAAGGTCAATATTCTACTCTTCTGGTACTGCTTGAGCATTTTCCATACGAAAGGTAAGGAGGTCAGCAGAATTCCCGCGAATGCGGCAACCACTTGCCAGCGAACGCGTATGAACAACACGATGGAGCCTCCTACGAAAAAAAACATAATGGCCGTACCCAAATCCGGCTCCTTCAGAATGAGCAGGGCGGGGGCCCCCATCACACAAACCGGCAAGATAAGATCCCGGAAGCCCAGACTCTCATGCAGGTCCTTTCGGTAGAAGATACGAGCCAATACTATGATCAATGTCAGTTTGGCCAGTTCCGAGGGCTGGACTGTCATGGGACCCAGGACCAACCAGCGTTTGGATCCTGATACCGTAGGTCCGATGACCAGGGTAGCTGCGAGAAGAAGTAAAGTGACCCCGTAAAGCGGCAGTGCAAACTGTTCAAGTGTGTGATAATTGAACAATAAACTTAGAAATACAATGGCAAACCCAATAGTAAACCACATAAGTTGTTTATAGAATATGGTCTTTCCCATGGATAAGACTGTTGTACTATACAGGTTGGCAAGGCCTACCACACACAGCACCACCATCATAACAAGCAATACCCAGTCGAAATGTTTGACCAGCCTTCGGTCGAACATAACGTATCCCTCACTCTATAAAGCGTGTATCCGCTCCGGCGAAATGTTCTTGTCTGTCCTCCGGGCCGTATATCCGGAGCCAAGTTTCCAAAATATGCTTTGCGATGGGCGCCGCGACGGCGCCGGCGTGTCCGCCGTGCTCCACCAGGACGGACAGGGCGATCCTGGGGTTCTCCACGGGCGCAAAGCATACGAACCAGGCGTGATCCCTGAATTCATATGGTACGTCCTCGGTCTTCATCCGGCGTTTGGGATCTTTGAGAGCGACGATCTGAACAGTCCCGGTCTTACCGGCCACGGACAGATTCTCCACCGATGCTTTCTTCCCCGTACCTGATGGATCGCTGACCACTTGCTCCAGGATTTTTCGAAGCAAGTCCATGTGAGCGGCATTGACCGAGGTGACCTTGCGGATTGCGGGCTCGAAAGAACTCACCAATCGGCCCTGCGCGGTTTCAATGCGTCGAATCAAGGCAGGGACCGGAACGCTTCCCCCATTGGCCACGGTTGAAATGAGTATGGCCGACTGGAGCGGTGTCACCAGATTAAAGCTCTGCCCTATGGCTGCGGACAGTGTTTCCCCTTTTTGCCAGGGTATGCCGAATCGTTTCAATTTCCATCCGCTGGTCGGAATCAATCCTTCGCGTTCAGGTTCGATGACGATCCCCGTTTTTTCCGAAAGACCGAACTCCTTTGCGTAGCGGGCGATGACGTCGACTCCGAGGCGTTGGCCGACTTGGTAGAAAAAGATGTCGCACGATTCGGTGATCGCCCTTTTAAGATCCACACGGCCGTGCCCCCAAGTCTTCCAGCAGTGGTACTCGCGGTTTCCCAGCTTGTAGGAGCCGTGACAATCCAGCAAGGTGTTGGGTGTAATGACTCCCTCAGACAGGGCTGCCAATGCGGTCACAATCTTATAGATGGATCCGGGTGAATATTGCCCTTGCATCGCGCGGTTCTGGAGCGGATTGAATCTATTGTCCCTGATGGCCTTCCATGTCTCGGTCGAGATACCCTGAACAAATATGTTCTGATCGAAACCGGGACTGGAAGCCATCCCCAATACCTCTCCCGTCACAGGGTCCATCGCTACGACGGCGCCGACTTTGTCTTGCAGTTGCTCTTCGATGGCGCGATGACGATCCATGTCGAGGGACAGGTACACATTGTCGCCCGGTAACGCATCGACTTGAGTGAGTGCAGTCGTCTCCCTGCCCGCTGCGTCCACTTCGATATGCCGGCCTCCTTTACGGCCGCGCAAGTAAGTCTCCGCTGCTTTCTCGATGCCGCTCTTACCGATGTACTCGCCCACGAAAGTGCCCGAAAAGCCGTCCTGATCCAGTTCGTCTTTGTTGATTTCACCCAGATACCCCAGCACATGTGACGCTAATCCGGGATATACATAGTCGCGTTTGGGCTCCGCCTGAATCACGAGGCCCGGGATCTCATAACGACGCGTTTCCGCCAAGGAGAGTTCCGCCCAGGAAACGTCGGACTTGAGGAGGATTCTGTTCGAATACGCTTCCCGCTTCCCAAGTTTCATCTGAGCCATGATTTCTTCTTGAGTAAAACCCAAGATTTCCGCCAACTCGTTGGCCAGTTTTACCTGATCCCTCACATAGTCCATGTCTACATACACACTGAACGACGGACGGTTGCTAACCAGTATGCGACCATGGCGATCCAGGATCAGGCCACGTAGCGGCATCAGATATCGCAATCGGATCCGGTTATGTATGGACAGGTCGTAATAGGTCTCGCCTTCAAGGATCTGAAGGTAGAACAACCGTAGCACAAGAATGATGACGAGTATGAAGGCCACTACGGCGAGGTTCTTGAACCGGCCCTCAAAATCCGTAACATCGGGTAAATCCAATGGACCGATAGAACGATTCATCCTTGACCACGCTGATCACTGATAAGCGATTCCACCCAGGTCTCGGAACGGTCAAAAAGCAAGAAAAGTAAAGGGCTTGCGGCGGCCGTCAAGACACTGTTCCTGAACGTGCGCGCTTCAGGAACGAAAACGGGATCGTAGGGAAACGAGACCAATCCGGGAATAAGCACCCTGAAGGAAATATCCAGAATAAAAACAGCTACTATGCGGTACAACCAAAATCGGAGGTCCATTTTTTTCCCTCCGAAATAGGCCAATGCGAAAAGAGCGCAATAAAGTAATAGAAAAGCACCAGGGGCCGCTCCGGAGAACGAATCCATTAACATCGCCGAGAATAGAACCGTTGGCGCCGCTACCAGCAGGGAATGGCACAACCCGAGGTATATTAAAAGGATGACGCCGGCGTCGCACGTTCTGAAAGCCGTCGAGATTCCCAGACCGGAAGACTGGATTACGAAAAGAACGACCGCCCAGACAAGAAAAAGAATGGCATTAGCTGTCCGCATCTTGATCTTCTTCCGGTCCCTCCGGAACCAAAGGCTGATTCCGTTGCAGTATTACCATCACCTGTTCGAGTGTGGAAAAGTTCACGGCAGGCTTTACCGTAATGCGCTGAAACAGGTCTCCGGGTCTGTGTTCCACACTCACTACGGTTCCGAGCAGCAGGCCCTTGGGAAAGACACCGCTCAAACCGGAAGCTATCACGGATTCTCCTTTTCCGGTTTGAATGGATGGCGAAACGTATCTCAAGCTGCAGAGCTCGTCGCCTCTTCCCGACAGAATTCCTCTGGCGCGGCTGTTCTGTAGAATAGCGCTCACTGCACTATTTCGATCCAAAATCAGCAGCACTTTTGAGTAGTGAGCCGAGGCGCCTGTAATCCGGCCCACGACCCCGCTGGACGCAACGACCGCCATGTCTTTCCTTACTCCCTGATTGGAGCCTTTGTCGATGATGACGGTTTCAAACCATTCGGACGGGTCTCGGGCCACGACTTGCGCCGGGATCATCGGCGTGGGCACGTCCGTCTTGAATTCCAGGAGACTTCGCAGCCTCTGATTTTCCAGGCGCTCTTCCTTGTACTGGTTCAGTTCCCAGCGAAGTTCCTCCAATTGTTTCCTCAAAATCCCGCTCTGGTGTTTGGTGTGCACTAGATCAACATAAGATTCCCAGATGGACATCAAAAAGGCGGTGGCGGCGTCAAATCCTTTCGCCAAGGGTGCGATCGCTTCCAGGGTCGCGGACTGGACGAAGCCGAAGTTGGCTCCTCCTCTCTCGGACGAGATGAAGCTTCCCAAGACAATCATGACCAGGAACAAAATGGATGTAATTAACAGCGCGCGTTTCACCATCCAGCTCGGGGCTGTAAGTGGATAACAAAGAGAGGCCGGTTTTTTTAACAGGCTTCACGCTTGAAATGATGGCATGCAAAACGAGATAATTCAAGTAAATCACTACCGAATCGTTCAGTGTCGCGCCGAACATCATGAGGTCCGCGAAACGGCGCCACTCTAACCCTCGGCCGGCCATCACCAGGGCGATCGAAGAGTATTCCGGAGGGAACGGCTGTTAGGGGTATGCTGCTAGAAAAAAACAGCTTGGTGAAGAATCCTTCATTTAAATAAATCTGAGCGGTCTGCTATTCGATGAGGACTTCTTTCAATGTCTTTATTTCGTCCAGAGCCTTGCCTGAACCAAGCACCACAGTGGAAAGCGGATCCTCCGTCACGTTAATCGGAAGCTTCGTTTCCTCTCGCAGCAGCTTTTCGAGGTTTTTCAACAGAGCTCCTCCACCGGTGAGTGTAATGCCTCCATCCACAATGTCGGCCGCCAACTCGGGAGGTGTCTGCTCGAGGGCGATCTTGAGCGTATCTACGATGGTTTGTATTTGTTCGGATATGGCCTTACGTACCTCGTCCGAATCAATGGTCAGAGTCTTCGGAATTCCCGAAACGAGATCGCGACCCTTTATTTCCATTGTTTCTACTTTTTCATCCGGATACGAGTTACCGATGGTGATCTTGATGGCCTCGGCCGATCGTTCACCGATGAGCAGATTATAGTTTCTCTTGATGTACTGGAGGATGGCCTCGTCCATCTTGTCTCCCCCAACACGAACCGATTTCGAGTACACGATACCGGCGAGGCTGATGACCGCCACCTCGGTGGTCCCGCCGCCGATGTCCACGACCATATTGGCCGTGGGTTCCGTGACCGGAAGACCTGCGCCGATGGCGGCCGCCATGGGTTCCTCGATCAAATACACCTCCCGAGCACCGGCGGATTCGGCGGATTCTCGCACAGCCCTTTTTTCCACCTGAGTAATGCCCGAAGGAACGGCTATTATTATACGAGGCCGGATCAGAGTTCGACGATTATGAACTTTGCGTATGAAATGCCGCAGCATCGCCTCGGTCACTTCAAAATCGGCGATTACACCATCCTTCATCGGACGAACGGCGACGATGTTTGCCGGAGTCCTTCCCAGCATCTTTTTCGCTTCGGTTCCAACGGCCAGCACCTTCCCATAACCCCGCGCGTCTTTCCGCACTGCAACCACCGACGGTTCCCTAAGGACGATCCCTTTGCCTTTGGCGTATACCAGTGTATTCGCCGTTCCCAAGTCGATGGCAAGATCGTTCGAAAAAAAGCCCAAAACGAGGTCTAGAATCATGTACACTCCTTTCCGATCTCCCGGCTTGGAGCCACCTAACGTCAGGAAACGGGGGCACTCATTTCCGCCGGGCGTGAACGGGGTAACCGGTTGCAAGATATAGTGCAATCTCTTCGGATTTCAACCCAAAAATCTTTGTCTTTCATTCTCTTCCGGCTTTTGTCTTCTCGGAGTTTGAACCGGGCGCCCGTTTTAAAATGTTCCAAACGGACCAAGTCCCCATGGAAGCACTTACAGAAAATGATTGACGCAGCAGTGGCTCTCGTAAGAAAATACAGTACTTAGTGAAGGTCATAACGTAAGAACAGAAGCCTGAAACTTTCATCATCCAGGTGATACTCTCCTCTATCTTCTGGACTCGAACGTTCTGCCCTGCCGAGAGGAGGACTTTGCCGTGAATTGGGCTGCTCCTGTGAAATACGTTCTTATTGTGTTTCTGACGTTGGGGCCGTTTCAGTGTGGTTTCTTCGATGCCATCGTTGGCGCCGAGAATGACGAGACAAAGGAGGTTCTGAACCTGGCGGAAATCGAGGCGCTGGCCTTGAAACGATGTTCCGATCTGGCCAAGGCCCGGCTGCTGATCGAAGCGGCCGAACAAGATCTTGCCAAGTCCCAGGCGGCTTTCTTTCCTCAAGTCGATCTGCTGATGCTCACAGGTCCCGCATCCGATGCCGAGAAGCCCTTTGTGCAAGACGGAGAGATTGTCTCACGTACGTCGCGTACCGACTACTCATCCATAAACGTGTTCGCACGCATAGAACTCGCCGTAACGCAACCATTGTACACATTTGGAAAACTTTCTAATAGCAGAAAAGCGGCCGAGCAGTCTGTACGTGCGGAGGAGCTGCATTTAGAACAGCTCAGGAGAGAGATCCTTCGGGATGTCCGGATACGTTACTACGGACTGGCGTTGGCCCTCATGGGGCAAGCGGCCGTCGAGGAGGGAGATCGGTACCTGAGAGACCTTCGCGAGAAGGTCGATAGACTGATCGAACTCGGCGCCGCCAACGTGGAGTTGACGGACCGCTATCGCGTGGAATCCCAGTGGGGAGCCTTGGAGCAAAGCAAAGCGCGGGTGAGATCGGCTAGAAACAAAGCGCACCGTGCGCTTAAATCTTTAATGGAATACCCGGACGATCAGGATTTCGAGATCGAGGACCGCCAATTACCGGACTTGGAGACTGATCTGAAGCAAGAGTCGTTCTATAGCGAAACGGCGGTGGTCTCCCGGCCGGAAATCCTCCGGCTGGAAAAGGCCATTTTGGCAAAAGAGTATCAGTACGAGGCTCTCCAGTCGGATCGGTATCCGGACTTCTTTGCTGCGCTTCGGGGTGCGGTCGCCAGGGCTCCCGGGCGTGAAAGATTCAACGACGCCTATATCAGCGACGAGTTTAACGAGGAATACATTGGATTGGTGCTCGGAGGTGAATGGCACTTGGACTTCGGGCTGAGCCAGGCTGACATCGACCGCGCCAAAATCGAACAGTTGGCTCTCGAGCGCGAGAGGGATGTGGCTGAAAACGGAGTCGCCCTCCAGGCTGCTAACTACTACCAGGATGTGATTCGAGCAAGGGATGCGGCGTCCGCGTATCAGAGGTCGGCCAGGGTTTCCCGAAAGTGGGTCGTTACCGCTATTGCAGACTTTGATATGGGAGTAGGAGATCTTCGAGATGCCCTGGAAGCGCTCGATCAGTATGGAAAGAATCGTGGAGACTATTTATTGAATCTGTACGATTTCCATGTGGCCAAAGTGAATCTGTTGTATGCTTCCGGGATCTTGGAGGCAGATCAGGACTCGGCGAGCATCGGGAGAGGTAAGCCGATCGAACTCAACGGGAACTAGACAAGTATTCTTGTCGAATTTTGTTGCCAAGCAGCGGCCGGGACGGAAATAATTATACAGGAACGCATTGAAGTTTATGTTCTCATTCTACGAACGTTACCGCAACACACGATTGATACGAGCGCGTGGTGGAATGCGTGAAGTACTTCGCAAAAATAGGCATCTTCTGTTACAGGCTATCTGCCTTTGTTCGCTCGGGTCCTTGGCGGTCATGGCATACCCTGTTGAGAAGGGACCGACGGACCATGTGAGGAATCTCCTGGAAAGCATTTCGGACGTTCTCGAAGACCGGGTGGATCCTAAGGAAGAGGGCCAGAGCGGAAAGGCCGGAGCCATAAAGAATCTCATAGTGGCGAATTTTGACCAGGTCGAGATGGCTCGGGGCGCGCTGGGGGCGAAGTGGGATGAGCTTACGGATCAGAAACGTGACGAGTTCCTGAGTTTGTTCAAAGCGTTATTTCTTGAATCCTACACAAAATTGGTTTTGAATTTCCTAAGGCGTGAGGAACTGGAAATCACAGGCGAATCCGAGGTCGACGGCCGTAAGATGGTTCTCACCAGGATTCGCAGAAGGGACGATGTCATTCCGGTTTCTTACTACCTTCAAAAAGAAGACGAACGATGGCTGATCGTAGAAGTCGACATTGACGGTGTGGGAATTGTTCGCAACTATAACAGGTCCTTTGGCAACGTAATTCGCAAAGCGTCGTTCGACGATCTTATTGAGAGAATGCGAATTCAAGAACGCGCCCTGAAAAAGGGCTCTGAGTCGGACTGATCGAAAACGGCGCCGAGGACAGGCCTGTTCGAGAGAATGACTGGTTGTTTTCGATCCCTATAACAGAGTGGTACTTTGCCCGGCGGCGGGTCTTTACCCGAGGAGTACATAAGGGATCGAGCCTGCCGTGTCATGTGAACCGGTGCGTCAAGTCTATTTCAGGATTTATCGCTGGGAGAAGAGAATGCCAATCACGCAACATGAGCCGGAACTTCGGTTGCACGAACGGATAGAGAATGCCGTCGCCCGGACTCAGGATCATTTCTTCCGCGACCAGGACTCCGAAGGGTACTGGTGGTATCCTCTCGAATCCAATGAGACCATAACCGCCGAGTACTTGATGTTGTTGGCTTTTTTGGGTTTGAACGAACCCGAAAAAACGAGGCTGATCAGAAATCATATACTTGAAACCCAGAGGGCGGACGGAACTTGGAG
It contains:
- a CDS encoding ABC transporter substrate-binding protein → MAYPVEKGPTDHVRNLLESISDVLEDRVDPKEEGQSGKAGAIKNLIVANFDQVEMARGALGAKWDELTDQKRDEFLSLFKALFLESYTKLVLNFLRREELEITGESEVDGRKMVLTRIRRRDDVIPVSYYLQKEDERWLIVEVDIDGVGIVRNYNRSFGNVIRKASFDDLIERMRIQERALKKGSESD